Proteins from a genomic interval of Arthrobacter sp. CAN_C5:
- the recA gene encoding recombinase RecA yields MAAPADREKALEAALAQIDKQYGKGSVMRLGDEVRAPIETISTSSIALDAALGIGGLPRGRVVEIYGPESSGKTTLALHAVANAQRNGGIAAFIDAEHALDPEYAKRLGVDTDALLVSQPDTGEQALEIMDMLIGSGSIDVVVIDSVAALVPRAEIEGDMGDSHVGLQARLMSQALRKITGRLAQSKTTAIFINQLREKIGVFFGSPETTTGGKALKFYASIRIDVRRIETLKEGAVPVGNRTRAKVVKNKMAPPFKQAEFDILYGYGISREGGLIDVGVENGLVKKSGAWFTYDGDQLGQGKENARKFLLDNPDLTDELERRIREKLGVGAAAEDATVEPKAKAEPKLKAVSGENR; encoded by the coding sequence ATGGCCGCACCAGCAGACCGCGAGAAAGCTCTCGAAGCAGCACTCGCGCAGATCGACAAGCAGTATGGCAAAGGTTCGGTGATGCGTCTGGGCGATGAGGTGCGCGCCCCCATCGAAACCATCTCCACCAGCTCCATCGCACTGGATGCCGCGCTGGGCATAGGCGGACTTCCCCGGGGCAGGGTCGTCGAGATTTATGGACCTGAGTCCTCGGGTAAGACCACCCTGGCGCTCCACGCTGTCGCCAATGCACAGCGCAACGGCGGCATCGCGGCATTCATCGACGCTGAGCACGCCCTCGATCCCGAATACGCCAAGCGGCTCGGCGTCGACACCGACGCACTCCTGGTCTCCCAGCCGGATACCGGCGAGCAGGCGCTGGAGATCATGGACATGCTGATTGGTTCCGGCTCGATCGACGTGGTGGTGATTGACTCGGTTGCGGCGCTGGTGCCCCGTGCTGAGATTGAGGGCGACATGGGCGACAGCCACGTGGGTCTTCAGGCACGACTGATGAGCCAGGCGCTCCGGAAGATCACCGGCCGTCTTGCCCAGAGCAAGACCACGGCGATCTTCATCAACCAGCTGCGCGAGAAAATCGGTGTGTTCTTCGGTAGCCCGGAAACCACCACGGGTGGCAAGGCGCTGAAGTTCTACGCCTCCATCCGCATTGATGTCCGTCGGATTGAGACCCTCAAGGAAGGCGCGGTGCCGGTGGGTAACCGGACCCGGGCCAAGGTGGTCAAGAACAAGATGGCACCGCCCTTCAAGCAGGCCGAGTTCGACATCCTGTACGGCTACGGAATCTCCCGTGAGGGTGGGCTGATCGACGTCGGTGTGGAGAACGGGCTGGTGAAGAAGTCCGGTGCCTGGTTCACCTACGACGGTGACCAGCTGGGTCAGGGCAAGGAAAACGCCCGGAAGTTCCTGCTGGATAACCCGGACCTGACCGACGAGCTGGAACGCCGCATCAGGGAGAAGCTGGGTGTGGGCGCTGCCGCCGAGGACGCAACCGTTGAACCCAAGGCAAAGGCGGAGCCCAAGCTGAAGGCGGTCAGCGGAGAGAACCGCTAG
- a CDS encoding DUF3046 domain-containing protein, whose translation MRTSAFWRLMDDEFGGGYSRTLARTIVLAGLGGRTPEEALAAGISPREVWTAVCDLQDVPQERRLGRDITPK comes from the coding sequence ATGCGTACCAGTGCCTTTTGGCGGCTTATGGATGACGAGTTCGGCGGCGGATACTCCCGCACCCTGGCCCGCACCATCGTCCTCGCCGGTCTTGGCGGCCGGACGCCCGAGGAGGCCCTTGCGGCAGGGATCAGCCCCCGCGAGGTCTGGACGGCGGTCTGTGACCTGCAGGATGTCCCCCAGGAGCGGCGCCTGGGCAGGGATATCACCCCGAAGTAG
- a CDS encoding MarR family winged helix-turn-helix transcriptional regulator has protein sequence MTAEHREADPAVDTAIQALEQQLSMLWRRARSNSYKVARRVHPDMEPAAYGLLVILQREGAMRLTDIAASIGVGKPSVSRQIAMLEQLGLVQKEADPLDGRAQSITLTPAGSKQLVTAQTARKEAFHHLMEDWDVKDLTTLGTLIAQLNETYTKDNW, from the coding sequence ATGACAGCCGAGCACCGAGAAGCCGACCCCGCCGTAGACACTGCCATTCAGGCGCTTGAACAACAACTGAGCATGCTCTGGCGGAGGGCACGGTCGAACTCCTACAAGGTTGCCCGGCGTGTTCACCCGGACATGGAACCTGCCGCCTACGGGCTGCTGGTGATCCTGCAACGCGAGGGGGCGATGCGCCTCACGGACATCGCCGCGAGCATCGGCGTCGGGAAGCCATCGGTCAGCCGACAGATCGCCATGCTCGAACAGCTCGGGCTGGTACAGAAGGAAGCCGACCCCCTGGATGGCCGGGCCCAGTCGATCACGCTGACCCCTGCCGGGTCGAAGCAGCTCGTGACAGCCCAGACGGCCCGCAAGGAGGCGTTCCATCATCTGATGGAGGACTGGGATGTCAAGGATCTCACCACCCTGGGCACCCTGATCGCCCAGCTCAACGAGACCTACACCAAGGACAACTGGTAG
- a CDS encoding helix-turn-helix domain-containing protein: MVKQPVSINGVVRWRDVGLAEDAQRKPKERKMVVLRHEIGDVLRDVRQRQGRTLREVSHSARVSLGYLSEVERGQKEASSELLSSICTALDVPLSLMLREVSDRLAEAEGVSVPDTVPQEFARAFVGDLPDDLSDDFSRGLATTNR, encoded by the coding sequence ATGGTAAAGCAACCCGTATCCATAAACGGCGTAGTCCGTTGGCGGGATGTGGGGTTGGCGGAAGATGCACAGCGCAAGCCGAAGGAGCGCAAAATGGTAGTGCTACGCCATGAGATCGGCGATGTCCTGCGGGATGTCCGCCAGCGGCAGGGCCGCACGCTGCGCGAGGTTTCGCACAGTGCTCGAGTCTCACTCGGTTACCTCAGTGAGGTGGAGCGGGGCCAGAAGGAAGCATCTTCGGAGCTCCTGTCCTCCATTTGCACGGCGCTCGACGTTCCGTTGTCCCTCATGCTCCGCGAAGTCAGCGATCGTCTCGCAGAAGCTGAGGGCGTCTCAGTACCCGACACGGTGCCCCAGGAATTCGCCCGCGCGTTTGTTGGCGACCTTCCGGATGATCTGTCCGACGATTTCAGCCGCGGTCTGGCAACGACCAACCGTTAG
- a CDS encoding CinA family protein, whose product MPSSFPAGPAAEVVRLATGLRLTLATAESLTAGMVCAALGAVPGASAVLQGGAVTYQNDIKVGVLGVDPAGLATTGAVDADVARQMADGARRVFGADLAVSTTGAAGPEPHGGKPVGTVFVAVASADGTSVQEYLFDGDRETVRALACGAALEQMAALLRARVRAQDPGNKM is encoded by the coding sequence ATGCCCAGCTCCTTCCCCGCCGGGCCCGCTGCTGAGGTGGTCCGGCTGGCAACCGGCCTTCGCCTCACCCTCGCGACCGCCGAATCCCTGACGGCCGGCATGGTGTGCGCCGCGCTGGGCGCGGTGCCCGGTGCTTCGGCCGTGCTGCAGGGCGGGGCCGTGACCTACCAGAACGACATCAAGGTGGGTGTGCTCGGCGTCGACCCCGCGGGGCTTGCCACCACCGGTGCCGTGGACGCCGACGTCGCCCGCCAGATGGCCGACGGAGCGCGCCGGGTCTTCGGTGCCGATCTCGCAGTCTCCACCACCGGCGCCGCTGGTCCCGAACCCCACGGCGGCAAGCCGGTGGGGACGGTGTTTGTCGCGGTGGCGTCGGCGGACGGCACCAGCGTTCAGGAGTACCTGTTCGACGGCGACCGGGAGACTGTGCGTGCCCTCGCGTGCGGCGCCGCCCTCGAACAGATGGCTGCTCTGTTACGGGCACGGGTCCGGGCGCAGGACCCCGGGAACAAAATGTAG
- the pgsA gene encoding CDP-diacylglycerol--glycerol-3-phosphate 3-phosphatidyltransferase, whose amino-acid sequence MSIPPAQQVPTLNIANVLTVVRILLVPFFIWFLLLDESADDGSGGLFRWLAVAVFAVAIYTDKLDGDLARSRGLITDFGKIADPIADKLLIGAALILLSILGELWWWVTIVILVRELGITVLRFAVIRYGVMPASRGGKLKTVIQTFAIFLYLLPLAGLVGEWYNWLAVAVMLAAVAVTVVTGLDYIVQAIRLRRSARASGQPGDPTS is encoded by the coding sequence GTGAGTATTCCTCCGGCCCAACAGGTCCCCACCCTGAACATCGCCAACGTCCTGACGGTGGTGCGAATCTTGCTGGTTCCGTTCTTCATCTGGTTCCTGCTCCTCGACGAGAGCGCCGACGACGGGTCCGGTGGGTTGTTCCGCTGGCTCGCGGTGGCGGTCTTCGCGGTCGCCATCTACACCGACAAGCTCGACGGCGACCTGGCACGGAGTCGGGGATTGATCACCGACTTCGGGAAGATCGCCGACCCGATCGCCGACAAACTGCTGATCGGTGCCGCCCTGATCCTGCTCTCAATCCTCGGGGAACTCTGGTGGTGGGTCACCATCGTGATCCTCGTCCGCGAACTCGGTATCACCGTGCTGCGGTTCGCGGTCATCCGGTACGGCGTGATGCCCGCATCACGGGGTGGGAAACTCAAGACTGTGATCCAGACGTTCGCCATTTTCCTGTACCTGCTCCCGCTGGCCGGGCTGGTCGGCGAATGGTACAACTGGCTCGCGGTCGCGGTGATGCTCGCGGCCGTCGCCGTCACCGTCGTGACCGGTCTGGACTACATCGTCCAGGCCATCCGGTTGCGTCGGAGCGCCCGCGCGTCCGGGCAACCGGGCGACCCGACGTCGTAA
- a CDS encoding DNA translocase FtsK, with translation MATRTSPGPSGSQQSRGKNTSAAARSTSGRSGANKSGGNTRQPTKKQPVLPSDTGSGDSLPLPLRVLRGLWMGTAHMVASGIRKFGHDVHPEKELRRDGTGLFLIILSVAVAAVEWWALTGPGADVVHAVSAGTFGWMALLVPFMLLIGAVRLFRYPENHRANNRVGIGMTIALFAGSGIAHFSGGAPALADGFERLWQAGGVVGFLVAGPLSGLLTIWPVIILLSVLIFLSVLIVTATPFRHIPSRLRALYEHLMGQDLIEKDRQHGNGSADDNATEQHDQSYLDQRHSAPARKPKRKMRLFGRDKPAGPTQAELDGYVGDEAFERAVLDDEDGPDEAQRSLTSRQAAARDTAAVPAEPRVPPGVRRPTQQERATEKIKQEHGLIPDGGSDAHPATEAMAVLPTAAPHVPSTPVQPQVPPTPMPQRTEQLQLAGDVTYTLPPSDYLPAGTPPKERSEANDSVVAALTHTLDQFHVDAKVTGFSRGPTVTRYEIELAPGTKVERVTALSKNISYAVASSDVRILSPIPGKSAIGIEIPNTDRETVSLGDVLRSGNARKTDHPMVMGVGKDVEGGFVVANLAKMPHLLVAGATGAGKSSFVNSMITSILMRSTPDEVRMVMVDPKRVELTAYEGVPHLITPIITSPKKAAEALQWVVREMDTRYDDLANYGYKHIDDFNKAVRNGKVVPPEGSKRVVRPYPYLLVIVDELADLMMVAPRDVEDSIVRITQLARAAGIHLVLATQRPSVDVVTGLIKANVPSRMAFATSSVTDSRVVLDQPGAEKLIGQGDALFLPMGASKPMRVQGAWVTESEIHRVVEHVKGQLKANYREDVAVEAPKKQIDDDIGDDLDVLLQATELVVTTQFGSTSMLQRKLRVGFAKAGRLMDLLESRGVVGPSEGSKARDVLVKPDDLAGVLGAMRGDGPISVPDEPAAGAGASGAPIDLVADDLESRRQAGQYHDGSDDDDDGSTDAWSLTGR, from the coding sequence ATGGCGACTCGTACTTCCCCGGGCCCCAGTGGTTCACAGCAGTCGCGCGGTAAGAACACCTCGGCTGCTGCGCGTTCAACTTCGGGCCGAAGCGGTGCTAACAAAAGCGGTGGCAACACCCGGCAACCGACCAAAAAGCAGCCTGTGCTGCCCAGCGACACCGGGTCCGGTGACTCCCTGCCGCTGCCCCTGCGCGTCCTGAGGGGACTGTGGATGGGCACCGCCCACATGGTCGCGTCCGGCATCCGCAAGTTCGGCCACGATGTCCACCCCGAGAAGGAGTTGCGTCGGGACGGCACCGGCCTGTTCCTGATAATCCTCAGTGTGGCTGTTGCCGCCGTCGAGTGGTGGGCCCTCACCGGACCCGGTGCCGACGTGGTACACGCGGTCTCCGCTGGCACCTTCGGCTGGATGGCGCTGCTGGTGCCGTTCATGCTGCTGATCGGTGCCGTCCGCCTGTTCAGGTACCCCGAAAACCACCGGGCCAACAACCGGGTGGGGATCGGCATGACCATCGCCCTGTTCGCGGGCTCCGGTATCGCGCACTTCTCCGGCGGGGCTCCGGCCCTCGCCGACGGCTTTGAACGGCTCTGGCAGGCCGGAGGAGTGGTCGGTTTCCTGGTCGCCGGTCCGCTGAGCGGCCTCCTCACCATTTGGCCGGTGATTATTCTGCTGAGCGTGCTGATCTTCCTGAGCGTGCTGATAGTCACCGCCACCCCGTTCCGTCACATTCCGTCCCGGCTCCGTGCCCTCTATGAGCACCTGATGGGGCAGGACCTGATCGAGAAGGACCGGCAGCATGGGAACGGGTCGGCTGACGACAACGCGACCGAACAACATGACCAGAGCTACCTCGACCAGCGGCACTCGGCGCCCGCCAGGAAGCCCAAGCGGAAAATGCGGCTCTTCGGCCGGGACAAACCGGCCGGGCCGACCCAGGCCGAACTGGACGGCTACGTCGGCGACGAGGCGTTTGAACGCGCCGTCCTCGATGACGAGGACGGCCCGGACGAGGCGCAGCGCAGCCTCACGTCCCGCCAGGCGGCCGCCCGCGACACTGCAGCCGTGCCGGCCGAGCCGCGGGTCCCGCCCGGGGTCCGCCGCCCTACCCAGCAGGAACGTGCCACCGAGAAGATCAAGCAGGAACATGGCCTGATCCCGGACGGCGGCAGCGACGCGCACCCGGCCACCGAGGCGATGGCGGTCCTGCCCACCGCCGCGCCGCATGTCCCCTCGACGCCCGTCCAGCCGCAGGTTCCGCCCACCCCCATGCCGCAGCGCACCGAGCAGCTGCAGCTGGCAGGCGACGTCACCTACACCCTGCCGCCCTCCGATTACCTGCCCGCCGGAACTCCTCCCAAGGAACGTTCCGAGGCCAACGACTCGGTGGTCGCAGCCCTGACCCACACCCTCGACCAGTTCCACGTCGACGCGAAGGTGACCGGTTTTTCCCGAGGTCCCACTGTCACCCGCTACGAGATTGAGCTGGCGCCGGGCACCAAGGTGGAACGCGTTACGGCCCTGTCCAAGAACATCTCCTACGCCGTCGCGAGTTCCGACGTCCGGATCCTGTCCCCGATTCCCGGCAAATCGGCGATCGGCATCGAAATCCCCAACACGGACCGTGAGACCGTGTCGCTGGGCGATGTGCTGCGCTCCGGCAACGCCCGCAAGACCGACCACCCGATGGTGATGGGCGTCGGCAAGGATGTGGAGGGCGGCTTCGTCGTCGCGAATCTGGCCAAGATGCCGCACCTGCTGGTCGCTGGTGCCACCGGTGCTGGTAAGTCGTCGTTCGTGAACTCGATGATCACCTCCATCCTGATGCGTTCCACCCCCGATGAGGTGCGCATGGTCATGGTGGACCCCAAGCGGGTGGAACTCACCGCCTACGAGGGTGTCCCTCACCTGATCACCCCCATCATCACCAGTCCCAAGAAGGCCGCCGAGGCGCTGCAGTGGGTGGTCCGTGAAATGGACACCCGCTACGACGATCTGGCGAACTACGGCTACAAGCACATTGACGACTTCAACAAGGCGGTCCGCAACGGGAAGGTGGTCCCGCCCGAAGGCTCCAAGCGCGTGGTGCGCCCGTATCCGTACCTGCTGGTCATCGTCGACGAGCTCGCCGACCTGATGATGGTGGCGCCACGCGACGTCGAGGACTCGATCGTGCGCATCACCCAGCTCGCCCGGGCCGCAGGTATCCACCTGGTGCTCGCCACCCAGCGGCCGTCCGTCGACGTGGTCACCGGCCTGATCAAGGCAAACGTGCCCTCCCGGATGGCGTTCGCGACGTCGTCGGTCACTGACTCCCGGGTGGTCCTGGACCAGCCGGGCGCCGAGAAGCTGATCGGCCAGGGCGACGCCCTCTTCCTGCCGATGGGTGCCTCCAAGCCGATGCGCGTCCAGGGCGCCTGGGTCACCGAATCGGAAATCCACCGGGTGGTTGAGCACGTCAAGGGCCAGCTGAAGGCCAACTACCGCGAGGACGTTGCGGTCGAGGCGCCCAAGAAGCAGATCGACGATGACATCGGCGACGATCTCGATGTTCTCCTGCAGGCTACCGAGCTGGTGGTCACCACCCAGTTCGGGTCCACCTCCATGCTGCAACGCAAGCTACGGGTCGGGTTCGCGAAGGCGGGCCGGCTGATGGACCTGCTGGAGTCCCGCGGGGTGGTGGGCCCTTCCGAGGGTTCGAAGGCCCGCGATGTGCTCGTCAAACCGGATGATCTGGCCGGGGTGCTCGGCGCCATGCGTGGCGACGGGCCAATCTCGGTACCCGACGAACCGGCGGCGGGTGCCGGTGCCTCCGGCGCGCCGATCGATCTGGTGGCCGACGACCTCGAGTCCCGCCGCCAGGCGGGTCAGTACCATGACGGATCGGACGACGACGATGACGGTTCCACTGACGCCTGGAGCCTCACGGGAAGGTAG
- a CDS encoding ribonuclease J has product MTVSAATALITPPDLAAGVLRIVPLGGLGEIGRNMAVFELDGKLLIVDCGVLFPEETQPGVDLILPDFSYIEDRLDDVVGLVLTHGHEDHIGAVPYLLRLKKDIPLIGSQLTLALIEAKLQEHRITPYTLTVTEGQIEQFGPFECEFVAVNHSIPDALAVFIRTTAGNVLHTGDFKMDQLPLDGRITDLRAFARLGEEGVDLFMVDSTNADVPGFTTAEREIGPVLNRLFGQVSKRIIVASFSSHIHRVQQVLDAAEAHDRKVCFAGRSMVRNMTIAAKLGYLRVPEGILVDIKNVDALPDHKVVLMSTGSQGEPMAALSRMANGDHRITVGKGDTVILASSLIPGNENAVFRVINGLLKLGADVVHKGNEKVHVSGHAAAGELLYCYNILKPRNVMPVHGETRHLIANARLAEQTGVPAENVLLTDDGSVIDLVDGVARIVGSVECGFIYVDGSSIGEITDADLKDRRILGEEGFISIVTVVNRSTGKIVSGPDIHARGFAEDDSVFDEIKPKLNAALEEAVMSNKDHSVYQLQQVVRRVIGTWVNRRYRRRPMIIPVVLEA; this is encoded by the coding sequence ATGACGGTTTCCGCTGCCACGGCGCTCATCACCCCGCCCGACCTCGCAGCGGGGGTGCTGCGCATCGTCCCCCTGGGTGGTCTCGGTGAAATTGGCCGGAACATGGCGGTGTTCGAACTGGACGGCAAGCTGCTCATCGTCGACTGTGGTGTGCTGTTTCCCGAGGAAACCCAGCCCGGGGTCGACCTGATCCTCCCCGACTTCTCCTACATCGAGGACCGGCTCGACGACGTCGTCGGCCTGGTCCTGACGCACGGCCATGAAGACCACATCGGCGCGGTGCCGTATTTGCTGCGGCTCAAGAAAGACATTCCGCTGATCGGCTCGCAGCTCACGCTGGCCCTGATCGAGGCGAAACTCCAGGAACACCGGATTACTCCCTACACCCTCACGGTCACCGAGGGCCAGATCGAACAGTTCGGACCGTTCGAATGCGAGTTCGTGGCCGTCAACCATTCAATCCCCGACGCCCTGGCGGTCTTCATCCGCACCACGGCGGGGAACGTCCTGCACACCGGCGACTTCAAGATGGACCAGCTGCCGCTCGACGGGCGGATCACCGACCTGCGGGCGTTCGCCCGGCTGGGCGAGGAGGGGGTCGACCTGTTCATGGTCGATTCCACCAACGCCGACGTGCCTGGATTCACCACCGCGGAGCGCGAGATCGGGCCGGTACTGAACCGGTTGTTCGGCCAGGTCAGCAAGCGGATCATCGTCGCCTCGTTCTCCTCCCACATCCACCGGGTGCAGCAGGTCCTGGACGCCGCCGAGGCGCACGACAGGAAGGTGTGCTTCGCCGGACGCTCGATGGTGCGGAACATGACCATCGCCGCAAAACTGGGCTACCTCAGGGTTCCCGAGGGGATCCTCGTGGACATCAAGAACGTCGACGCCCTCCCTGACCACAAGGTGGTGCTCATGTCCACCGGATCGCAGGGCGAGCCAATGGCCGCCCTGTCCCGGATGGCCAACGGCGACCACCGGATCACCGTCGGCAAGGGCGACACGGTGATCCTGGCGTCCTCCCTGATCCCCGGCAACGAGAACGCTGTTTTCCGGGTCATCAACGGGCTGCTGAAACTCGGCGCCGACGTCGTCCACAAGGGCAACGAAAAGGTGCACGTCTCCGGCCACGCAGCCGCCGGGGAACTGCTGTACTGCTACAACATCCTCAAGCCCCGCAACGTGATGCCGGTGCATGGGGAGACCCGGCACCTGATCGCCAATGCCCGGCTCGCCGAGCAGACAGGTGTGCCCGCCGAGAACGTGCTGCTGACCGACGACGGGTCGGTCATCGACCTGGTGGACGGTGTCGCCCGCATTGTGGGGTCCGTGGAGTGCGGGTTCATCTACGTGGATGGGTCGAGTATCGGGGAGATCACCGACGCCGACCTGAAGGACCGCCGCATTCTCGGCGAGGAGGGGTTCATCTCCATCGTCACGGTGGTGAACCGGAGTACCGGCAAGATCGTCTCCGGACCGGACATCCACGCCCGCGGATTCGCCGAGGACGATTCGGTGTTCGACGAGATCAAGCCGAAGCTGAACGCGGCCCTCGAGGAAGCGGTCATGAGCAACAAGGACCACTCGGTCTACCAGTTGCAGCAGGTGGTCCGCCGGGTGATCGGCACCTGGGTCAACCGCCGCTACCGCCGTCGGCCGATGATCATCCCGGTGGTCCTGGAGGCGTAG
- the dapA gene encoding 4-hydroxy-tetrahydrodipicolinate synthase produces MALTNSQTLPFGTLVTAMVTPFHQDGSVDFDATAQLATALVDDGCDGLVISGTTGETSTLEDQEKEDLFRVVVEAVGGRAKVIAGTGTNHTSHSVEMAQRAARAGVDGQLVVTPYYNKPTQAGVLAHFEAVAGATDLPIMIYDIPGRSGIPIHTETMIRLADNPKIVALKDAKADFAEITRVLANTTLDVYSGDDGLTLPWMIAGGVGVVSVSAHVATAQFRALVDAAAAGDVTTARRIHFELDPVVRAVMTHIPGAVSAKQILKMQGLIPNAVVRLPLVGPSAVEMETVLADLAEAGMNFARPRTSRHNGTPA; encoded by the coding sequence ATGGCCCTCACCAATTCCCAGACTCTTCCCTTCGGCACCCTGGTCACCGCGATGGTGACCCCGTTCCATCAGGACGGCAGCGTCGACTTCGACGCCACCGCCCAGCTGGCCACTGCGCTGGTCGACGACGGCTGCGATGGTCTGGTGATCTCGGGCACGACCGGTGAAACCTCAACCCTTGAGGATCAGGAGAAGGAAGACCTGTTCCGGGTGGTCGTGGAAGCAGTGGGCGGACGGGCGAAGGTCATCGCCGGTACCGGCACCAACCACACCTCCCACTCCGTCGAGATGGCCCAGCGCGCCGCCCGCGCCGGCGTCGACGGACAACTGGTGGTCACCCCGTACTACAACAAGCCCACCCAGGCGGGTGTGCTGGCCCACTTCGAGGCCGTCGCCGGGGCCACCGACCTGCCGATCATGATCTACGACATTCCGGGCCGGTCGGGTATTCCCATCCACACCGAAACCATGATCCGGTTGGCCGACAACCCGAAGATCGTGGCGCTCAAGGACGCCAAGGCGGACTTCGCCGAAATCACCCGCGTGCTCGCCAACACCACCCTCGACGTGTACTCGGGCGACGACGGCCTCACCTTGCCATGGATGATCGCCGGCGGTGTCGGGGTGGTCAGCGTGAGCGCCCACGTTGCCACCGCACAGTTCCGGGCCCTGGTGGACGCCGCAGCCGCCGGTGACGTGACCACCGCCCGCCGCATCCATTTCGAGCTGGACCCGGTGGTCCGTGCCGTCATGACCCACATTCCCGGTGCCGTGTCGGCCAAGCAGATCCTCAAGATGCAGGGCCTCATCCCGAACGCCGTCGTTCGGCTGCCCCTTGTGGGACCCTCCGCCGTCGAAATGGAAACCGTGCTCGCCGACCTTGCCGAAGCGGGGATGAACTTCGCCCGCCCGCGCACCAGCCGCCACAATGGAACGCCGGCATGA